The genomic region ATTTTTTGTAAACATTCAggttgttattttatttattgattttatgtgttattaaataatgtaaataagTAATGTGTggattaataattatgtggattctacaaataatttttttgtaaaataataaatatttaaggGTATAAATGGAGGATTCTAAAGAATCGGAATTTGGAATCGTAGGACTGGGCGTAATGGCCTCGGCATATGCCACAAATTTGTATTTCAGAGGCTTCAAAGTCTCGGTTTGGACCAGAAGTCAAAAAGAAATAGAAATCTTCAATGAAAAACTTAAGGAACAACCTAAATTTAATGGTTTGGATGCAGATTCTGTTGATTTGACCAGAGTTAAATGCTATATGAATCTCGAggaatttgtatttttatataaaaatcataaaattCTTAGGTTTTAAGTTTGAATAGACCGAGAATGATTCTTATCCTAATCatagtaatttatttactGGTTTATAATTCTTAGGCAGGAGAAGCTGTTGATTGTGTGCTTGACAAACTTATTCCGCTCTTGGACCGAGATGATTTGGTGGTTGATGGTGGGAATGAGTGGTATAATAACACTGAGAGAAGGATTCTGAGGTGTAAAGAGGAGGGAATTCGATACTCCGGGATGGGAATCAGCGGAGGAGAACGTGGTGCCCTAACACATCCCTGTCTAATGTTTGGGGGTAATTTTGAGGATTATAACAAGCTTAAGCGAATAATGTCACAAGCTGATACTGTTAGTCTCTAGATTATATGGTTTTTAGGATTTTTACGTTGGGCCCGGGTCCTCAGGCCACTACGTTAAAATGGTCCACAATGGCATAGAATACGCCCTAATGCAAGTTATTTCAGAGTTGTACAAGCTGATGAAGTTTGAAAACTTCATGAGTAATTTAGAGATTTCCTCAGTGTTCAACAGCTGGCACTCTCAAAATTATTCTTACTTGCTCCAAATAACACAGATGATATTGCAAGTTAAAGAAGGAGAAGGTACTTAAAACATAGGTAACAAATGTATTAGAACACTTGTTGGACAAGATTATGCCATGTGTTTCATCAAATGGAACGGGGAAGTGGACCGTTCAGGACTCATTTGATAGGGGTGTTCCAGTTCCTTCTATAGCAATTTCTGTGGATATGAGAAGTTTCAGTAATTTGTCTCATCACTCTAACACTAATAACACTGTTAAAACTAGTGAAAGGagtgaaaaatataaaattggtaattttaaaagaaataataaaaagtGTCAGatgaattaaaaataacatataTGTGTACTTTAATAAGCATTTTTTCTCAAGGATTCCACTTAATTAGTGAGGCGTCAAGGGAGTTTGGGTGGGACCTGAACCTATGTAAATTAGCTAATATATGGTCAAGTAAGTTGTTGAGTTTAATAATGGAGTAGGAAATGCCATAATCAGTTGTGATTTGCTAAATGAAATCtcaaaatcatttaaagaaaatgaTCAAATGTTACCTTTCCATCCaaagtataaataaatattagtaatatttataGGTTTAACGGAGTATTAAGGGATAACATGAATGTTTGGAAAAAAGTTGTAAAAATGTGTTTGGAAAATGATATTCCAGTGCCAGGAATCGGAAACAGCTtacaatatatacaaattctGTTCAACAAAcatgttaataaaattttttatttaatttaattagttagTTGGTTGGTTGTTGAAATGGTATAGGAAGGAtacaatttaatacaaGCACAAAGGGATTGTTTTGGATCTCATAATTTCAGAAGGATAGATATGCCGGGAAATCATCATTATAACTGGTggaataatgaataataattcgTACATTGTTATGGGGATtcataatttgttttattttattatacaaataattttttcaaaatattatacattaaatagagattatattataatagtaatttGTTGTAAAAAAAGAATCACATGTGGGTGAATGGTTCGTGTGAAAAATCGCTGGATAATATTCAAAGTCGAATTGAGTGAtcataataaattaaatagtCTAGATCGTATTTTAAAACCTTCAGTAATTAAACctgaaattgataaaagCGCTGAATTTCTATTTGGGCTACTTCAgggtaattttatttcaaataatataactGTACCCTTCGCAAATTCAACAGAGAGCCTGGCACTCCTCCAGTGCAGAAAAGCATTTTTGAAGGAAACACTGttaattgttaaatttattaaaaaaatccAAAATATTGATATCTCCTTCGTTCCAGTTCGCGTCTCAGGAACATTACACCAAGCTAggaaatttattttatcaaaaatcCTAGAATCCCTCGAAcaaatttcaattttagaACTTTCAGGCACCCAAGTGCCAGAAAAATCTAGTTTATTACTTGGAATTAACAGGATTAATTTGGTCACCAATTCAGCTCTGCCATCATGACGCTTCCAGTTAGGCCCATTAATCCTTTTACAAGATTTAAAACTGTTGGTGGaggtaatttattaaatttcgGGAGAATACAGGTTCGTCGTTATAGTCCTGAGGTAAATGATCATTTCAACAATCCCAGAAATGTTGGAAGTTTTGATAAGGATGACCCATCGGTAGGAACTGCAATAGTTGGCAAGGCGGCATGTGGAGATGTGATTAAGCTCCAGGTCAAAATTAAGGACGAAGTGATTGAGGACGCCTGTTTTAAGACTTTTGGATGCGGTTCAGCAATAGCAAGTAGTTCATACGTAACGGAAATGGTTAAAGGCAAAACATGTAAAGAGGCATTAGCAATTAAGAATACAGATATTTCAGGTACTTTTCTCctatatagttatataactaattatcTCCAAGGAGATACATAATTCTATAGCAgatattaatgaattgtTATAGATAAGTTGAATTTACCTCCTGTTAAGATACATTGCAGTCTATTGGCAGAAGACGCTGTCAAGCACGCCATCAAcgattatattaataaaaacaaaaaataactCAATACATTTTTCAATACTATTTTAATCTTATAATTATTCTGTTATTTGTAGTAATTTTGctatttatttttttgaaATGTGCTTGGAGATGGTTGACCTCACAAGAATGtgaattattttagaaaaaaaataaaaatgatgaattttaaattaattgagAAAAAATGATTAAGAACACGCTGCTGTTTCCTTATCATCTGTTCAAATTTGCCTATGGCAAGTTCTCGAAATTAACTTTCAGAACTAAAATTTACATGGTGAGATTCttcatttataattttgatttttagGGATTAGCAGCTGGAGGATTAATGTTATGGCCTAGTTATAGTAGAGCCCCTGCCCTTAGGGCTGaaaatatacataaaaGAGCCATCACAGATTACGTTTACATGGATATATCGATGGACAACAGATATTTGGGAAGGATTCTTATTGGTCTTTACGGCCGCCTTTTACCTCTCACTGTCGAGAATTTTATCCACATGTGTAAGGGTTTCCACGTTAAGGATAAGATAATTGGCTATTATAACACGAGATTTGATAAGATTGTTCCTGGAAGAGCCATTTTAGGTGGTAGATTATTTGATCACAAAAGCTCGTTAGATTCATGTACTATATATTCCAGACGGTAATTCAATCCACTCATTAACTACAaacttatatatattggACCTAACTCctataatattagttatCTAACTTAAACTTAGTTGGTATATATAGGTGAAATTTATTCGTATAGAATACCTGAAGAATCTTTTGATACAACATTTGTTCAAGAGGGAGATGTGGCCATGGTTAGTGATGGCCCTCTCGGAGTTTCTTCTAGATTTTTAATAACCTTGACTAATAATCCTGGATTTCAGCAAAAAGCTGTTGTTGTTGGAACTGTTGTTAAAGGAATGAAACTAATAAGGATGGTATCCCATCACGGTGCTTGTTCATCCCCTCCGGGGgacttagttatataattattcagTTAAATGTCCATAGTTCTGACGTTAATGAAAAATGTGTAGTTGGGAAATCGAGCAGGCAGAGATGGAATTCCAAATAAGGAAATTAGGTACactaaataaatgataaaatttttagaattgTCGGTTGTGGCTTGTATAATGGGCCTGAAAACGGCCCGAAATCATTCCTGaatgtataaattacaCATATATGATACActatagtatattagtaatttCAGTTGTAAGTACCAATAATATCTTCTTCACGATAAGCGGTAAAGACTTCACCctcaaattttaaatccaTCCCCCCGTATTCTGGAATCACTACTGTATCACCGACTTTTAATACAGGGTCAACTTTCTCACCTTTAGAGTTCACTCGACCACTGCCAACCGCAACAACCTAAACTTATTAGTACaaagtttaaaaataattacaatAGAAAGATACCTTAGCCATTCTGGAAGTTAAGTTGGCGGAATCTGGCAGTAAAATACCAGATTTCGTTTTAAGTTCGGGCTTTATCTTGGATACCAAAACTCTATCAAAAAGAGGAACAAACCTTTTAGCAACTgtctaaattaataaaatgtatttgtGAAAAATACCattatgtaataataattgtaacaatactataaaacaataatatGAAACTATATTAGtggaatttttattataaaattataattaggATGGGGATTTAGATGaagtattaatataattctGTAAATCTTtgtacaatattaattcatgTAAATTGTTATGTTTATATTGTTGTTTTAGATTCtttgtataatttgatGAATTTTGGCCTTTCTCTCTTAGTTAACTATGTTTAGAACTAGGGCCAGATTCTACAAAAATCTTAACAAATCAGACtacacattaaattataactTGTTCAATTCTTTAAATAGACTTTTCACCTATACTGTACGCAAATATCCCGTCCTCAACAGTTTGTGATTTCTTACAATCAATTATAATCTACCGTctacattatatataactgtATAAACAATGTTTAGgagtttttttaaaaaatatcGGAAAATGGCCGAAATATAAGTATAAAAGGCCCGATGAATTCAGAATCTCCGAGGCCCCGGATGATTGCGTTGAGTTAACGTATTTAGGCCATCGAACAATGTTTATACAAATGGAAGGAGTTAGATTCTTAACTGATCCAGTTTTATCAAAAAGACTCTTTTCAGCCGGCCTAGGAGGTATTTTCACAATACACATAACACAATTTATAGTCAAAAGAACTAGCGGAAACTGGTATAGATATTGGCATTTTCCTGCCGCTGACTTCTTGTTAATATCAAACAATTCGTACGATTGTATGGATACGTGGACTCTTAGGAAAATAAGTGATCAGGGAGGAGCACTGGCTATAGGAGGCATGAACATAACCAAATACATGAACATGTTTTATGAAAGATTTACATATCCTCTGAGGTGGTTCGAGGAAGTCGACTTCGGATGCGTCAAAATAACATTTCTGCCGGCAAAATCGGAAACTAAAAGGAAGTATTTGAGCTGTGGAATTGATAGGAATAGGGTCCTTTGGGGAGGATTTCTCATAAGATCTGACCATTCAACTATATTCTATGCAGGGAAAACAGACTTTTCAGACCATTTCGAAAAAATTAAGGAGTACCTGACGGATCTGAAATGTAAAATAGATATCGCAATTTTACCAATAGGGCCTGAATTTAAGCATAAAATCAACATGAGCCCTGAAGAAGCAGTAAATGTACATTTAACACTTAAGCCCAAGCATACAATAGTAGTGGCTCACGATACGTTTCCACTGGGAATTGAGGCTTTTGGGGAACTCAAATCGAGACTTACTAAACACATCGAAAGTATAAATAAGGAAATCctaaatgaatttttaattttacaagaAAAAGAATCTTTCAGATTCTCACCACTAATGTGATTCaatttttgtatattgTGAGTAGATAGCCCCAACTActaaatttttttctacCATATTTCTGTATTATTTGTAATGTCTCAGATTCCTGTTGATAAATTCGCTAAATTAGTTACCGGAGCCGGTTCTGCTCTCTTATTACTAGGTTCAGGTGCTTGGATGGTCAATTCCAGTTTATATGATGGTAAGATTCCATTGAACTTCCACTCTACATTAcctttattttattatttaattcgTATAAAAGAGtagaatttttataaaaattaaattatttttattttaacctatttatctattttaattatattacagTAATTATTCTctgaaataattttgaatatcctaaatattatataaattttactaGTTAAATTGAAAGTAATGTTGATTTAGTTGGAGCCGGGCATAGAGCTGTGGTATACAACCGTATCACTGGAATCAGTGAGACCACACATGGCGAGGGAACCCACTTCATAATTCCCTGGTTTGAACGTCCTATAATTTACGACGTGAGGACTCGCCCTAGGACTCTGATGTCGCTCACCGGAAGCCGAGATTTGCAGATGGTGAACATCACGTGCCGTGTGCTGTCACGTCCCGATGAGCGCAGACTCAGGGATATTTATAGGCACTTGGGGAAAGACTACGACGAGCGCGTCCTGCCctcaataataaatgaagtACTGAAGAGTATTGTGGCCCAGTATAATGCCTCGCAACTCATTACACAGAGGGAAAGAGTTAGCAAAGCAGTCAGAGACCAGTTGGTGAACAGGGCCAGAGACTTTAATATTCTTCTTGATGACGTTTCTCTAACTCACTTAAGCTTTAGTCCTGAGTATGAGAAGGCAGTAGAGGCAAAACAAGTTGCTCAGCAACAGGCCGAGCGTAGCAAGTATATTGTCTTGAAGGCTCAGGAGGAGAAGAAATCAACGATAATCAAGGCCCAGGGAGAGTCCGAAGCTGCAAGGCTTATTGGAAGCGCGATTAAAGATAACCCTGCATTTATTACGCTTCGGAGAATTGAAACCGCTAAGGAGGTGGCTAACATTCTCTCCAAATCGCAGAATAAAATCATGCTCAATAGTAATACCCTTCTACTCTCAActgataaataatatccTCAGTCCTCTACTATACTTTTATATACTGTATATGctatatacatattattatactacAAGTAACTAAGataaagtataaaaagaataaagtgtagtattaatttagtttgGTAAGAATAAAAGTACTAAGAAATTATGgaaagtaataaattaatcaacTTTAATGGCTTTTGGATCATGAAGTCGGAACACTTCAGGGGTGTCATCATCTTCAATATCGACATCGTGGACCCCgtttttatcaattatcTTTGCTCTAAAGTTCGATTGACCGAGGAGGAAGCGATTTTTGACTTCGTGGCGGCACTTCTTTAACATTGAAACAGCCTCCTCAACAGTCAAATTCTCGTGGTATTCCTTGTCTAGTAAACCCCTGAGAAAGTGACCTCCATATCCGTGAACTGCTCTGTCAACTTCAGTTGAACTTGCCAAGTAATCTATCCAATATAATTTAGGTCCATTctaaaaatcattttaCACCAACTacacaaataaatattagtatataactaagtaaGAGGTTTAATGTTAACTGTGAGTTATgagtataaaaatacattatCAAATCCTGCAACTAGTAAATCAACTTGATAAGGGCTTTTCCTTAAATATTCGGCCAATTGTTGTCTTACAAAGTGAGCCATTGATTTTGTGGTCATGCTAAACGAAGTTTTGTAGCGGTGGTAGTGGACTGATTTTCTAATGTATTCTCCAAACTGCATACGGTCACCCGAAGGTCCAGCCAACAATAGAAGCTTCGAGTCGTCGATTTGCATTATTTTACTCTCGTCGTCGTTCTTCAACGTCACTATTGAAGACTTCTCATAGGTATCGGTGGCTACAGCCACGAAATCACGGCCACAAATACCAATTAAAGTGTCCATTCTTTTACACCCTTTAACAAATTACAACACTTGCCACATttagttattaaaattttagttaaattagcaaaatatttacaaaacTAGGGGAAATTATCAGAAAAATTGgtaaaatgataaaaatataaaaatttataaaagaataaacttttgtaataaattaaaaggTTTGTTCTAAAAAATGATAAGGTGATGTTTAGTGGAATCCGCCAgattttctaaatttaacCTAACAAATTGAAAACAttagtttataatttagtttttatgtaaataagtaaaaataatttattcttttagAAATTTGTAACATTTCCCCTAAATTATAACAGTTTTAGAAATTTTCAGTTTTGAGCGTAAATCACAATTTTACGCCAAATTAACACTAACGTAGcttaaatttttattaatttaccaCTAAATGACacttaatttttaaagtaaagataaaattgaGTAATTGGATAGGGAAGGAATTTCCATAATTTGCTAGTAATCGATGTTGATTCTTGATAATGTTGATTTGACCTCAGTTCAGAGTTGTCTGAAACAACTTCAGCCGCTATTAGACGAGGCAAGATATTCAGAGGCGTCTAAACTTTGCCATAAATGTATTTTCCACACTTATTGCCTATATTAATCAGTTTTTACATTAAGAATgatatatagttattaataatatagttaatatcGTATAGATATATGGATACGAGGATATTGATTTGTATATAGGTTTGAAGAAATGGCCAGGCGAAAATTCCTTTTACCGTGTTAAGGCTTTCTGTGAAATTCAGCTTTCTCGCTGGCACAGTTGTTTACAAACCATCGGTTGGCTCCATGGATACCGTGTACATCCTTCCATAGCAAATTCTAAAACTACAGAATCTGATAATGATAGTGTAAAAGAAAGTATAAAAGAAGGTGTTAAGATACATTATAATAACGATATATGTTGTTGGTTACATTTTGAACAGAgttattgttattataaACTAGGTAAATATAAGCTTGGGTTGAAAACACTATTGATGTGTTATAACAACTTGCCGCCGCAAGATTTGCTCAAATCTAGCCATGGACATGGGTCTGTTAACCAAAATAAGGTAAATGAGGAGGAATTGTATGAAAAAAGTGATCTGGGaagtataatttttaatgataaaaagtTGACGTTGCTATTGGCGC from Theileria annulata chromosome 1, complete sequence, *** SEQUENCING IN PROGRESS *** harbors:
- a CDS encoding 6-phosphogluconate dehydrogenase, putative; the protein is MEDSKESEFGIVGLGVMASAYATNLYFRGFKVSVWTRSQKEIEIFNEKLKEQPKFNGLDADSVDLTRVKCYMNLEEFVLSLNRPRMILILIIAGEAVDCVLDKLIPLLDRDDLVVDGGNEWYNNTERRILRCKEEGIRYSGMGISGGERGALTHPCLMFGGNFEDYNKLKRIMSQADTDFYVGPGSSGHYVKMVHNGIEYALMQVISELYKLMKFENFMSNLEISSVFNSWHSQNYSYLLQITQMILQVKEGEEHLLDKIMPCVSSNGTGKWTVQDSFDRGVPVPSIAISVDMRSFSNLSHHSNTNNTVKTSERSEKYKIDELKITYMCTLISIFSQGFHLISEASREFGWDLNLCKLANIWSRNAIISCDLLNEISKSFKENDQMLPFHPKFNGVLRDNMNVWKKVVKMCLENDIPVPGIGNSLQYIQILFNKHVNKIFYLI
- a CDS encoding RNaseP-like protein with Nifu domain, putative (Contains siginifant hit(3.8e-38) to Pfam N-terminal NifU-like domain (ExonII) and moderate Pfam hit (5.6e-04) to RNAse_P_Rpp14 domain (ExonI); it is possible that the 2 exons code for 2 separate proteins: the exonI containing gene codes for a RNAseP-related protein and the Exon II containing gene codes for a NifU-like protein (appropriate gene models for such a case are indicated as misc. features; however, in that circumstances, there will be a 4 bp overlap between the end & beginning of the 2 adjacent genes!)) gives rise to the protein MVRVKNRWIIFKVELSDHNKLNSLDRILKPSVIKPEIDKSAEFLFGLLQGNFISNNITVPFANSTESLALLQCRKAFLKETLLIVKFIKKIQNIDISFVPVRVSGTLHQARKFILSKILESLEQISILELSGTQVPEKSSLLLGINRINLVRRYSPEVNDHFNNPRNVGSFDKDDPSVGTAIVGKAACGDVIKLQVKIKDEVIEDACFKTFGCGSAIASSSYVTEMVKGKTCKEALAIKNTDISGTFLLYSYITNYLQGDT
- a CDS encoding peptidyl-prolyl cis-trans isomerase, putative (The amino acid residues that have been shown to be important for cyclosporin-binding (Berriman et al 1998; PMID:9716503) are not conserved in this cyclophilin; thus no EC number was not assigned at the time of annotation; if it was enzymatically active then the designated EC_number would have been 5.2.1.8), giving the protein MIKNTLLFPYHLFKFAYGKFSKLTFRTKIYMGLAAGGLMLWPSYSRAPALRAENIHKRAITDYVYMDISMDNRYLGRILIGLYGRLLPLTVENFIHMCKGFHVKDKIIGYYNTRFDKIVPGRAILGGRLFDHKSSLDSCTIYSRRIPEESFDTTFVQEGDVAMVSDGPLGVSSRFLITLTNNPGFQQKAVVVGTVVKGMKLIRMVSHHGACSSPPGDLVI
- a CDS encoding prohibitin, putative (Signal peptide predicted for TA19320 by SignalP 2.0 HMM (Signal peptide probability 0.918, signal anchor probability 0.027) with cleavage site probability 0.321 between residues 27 and 28), producing the protein MSQIPVDKFAKLVTGAGSALLLLGSGAWMVNSSLYDVGAGHRAVVYNRITGISETTHGEGTHFIIPWFERPIIYDVRTRPRTLMSLTGSRDLQMVNITCRVLSRPDERRLRDIYRHLGKDYDERVLPSIINEVLKSIVAQYNASQLITQRERVSKAVRDQLVNRARDFNILLDDVSLTHLSFSPEYEKAVEAKQVAQQQAERSKYIVLKAQEEKKSTIIKAQGESEAARLIGSAIKDNPAFITLRRIETAKEVANILSKSQNKIMLNSNTLLLSTDK
- a CDS encoding proteasome subunit beta type 2, putative, with the translated sequence MDTLIGICGRDFVAVATDTYEKSSIVTLKNDDESKIMQIDDSKLLLLAGPSGDRMQFGEYIRKSVHYHRYKTSFSMTTKSMAHFVRQQLAEYLRKSPYQVDLLVAGFDNNGPKLYWIDYLASSTEVDRAVHGYGGHFLRGLLDKEYHENLTVEEAVSMLKKCRHEVKNRFLLGQSNFRAKIIDKNGVHDVDIEDDDTPEVFRLHDPKAIKVD